The following are encoded in a window of Castanea sativa cultivar Marrone di Chiusa Pesio chromosome 5, ASM4071231v1 genomic DNA:
- the LOC142633719 gene encoding large ribosomal subunit protein eL20 isoform X2, which yields MSEEVKGRGVTGDQQNRLHYGTFQGVANYYPSAPQPQPQPQPVVGFPQPVPPPGYHHHHPYGYQTVQVVQGYAVVEGTPVREPRLPCCGIGTGWFLFLIGFFFGGIPWYIGTLLLLCVRVDYREKPGYIACTIAFHQYQVVGRALPTESDEHPKIYRMKLWATNEVRAKSKFWYFLRKLKKVKKSNGQMLAINEIFEKNPTKIKNYGIWLRYQSRTGYHNMYKEYRDTTLNGAVEQMYIEMASRHRVRFPCIQIIKTATIPAKLCKRESSKQFHNSKIKFPLVYKKIRPPSRKLKTTYKASRPNLFM from the exons atgagCGAAGAAGTCAAGGGCAGAGGAGTGACCGGCGACCAGCAGAACCGGCTCCACTATGGCACGTTCCAAGGCGTCGCCAACTACTACCCTTCTGCCCCtcagccacagccacagcctCAGCCGGTTGTCGGTTTCCCGCAGCCAGTTCCTCCCCCAGGttaccatcatcatcatccttatGGATACCAAACCGTTCAAg ttGTTCAAGGTTATGCTGTTGTTGAGGGAACACCTGTAAGGGAACCACGTCTTCCTTGCTGTGGTATCGGTACAGGCTGGTTCTT gtttttaattggtttcttttttggtgGCATTCCCTGGTACATTGGAACTCTTCTTCTGCTCTGTGTACGAGTTGATTACAGAGAAAAACCTGGATATATTGCATGCACAATAGCT TTTCACCAGTACCAAGTTGTTGGGCGTGCTTTGCCCACTGAATCCGATGAGCACCCTAAGATTTACCGCATGAAGCTCTGGGCCACGAACGAGGTTCGTGCCAAGTCCAAGTTCTG GTATTTTCTGAGGAAGTTGAAGAAGGTCAAGAAGAGCAATGGGCAAATGCTTGCTATTAATGAG ATCTTTGAGAAGAACCCAACCAAGATCAAGAACTATGGTATCTGGTTGCGTTATCAGAGTCGAACTGGTTACCACAATATGTACAAGGAATACCGTGACACCACTCTAAATGGGGCTGTGGAGCAGATGTACATTGAGATGGCTTCTCGCCACAGGGTCAGGTTTCCTTGCATCCAAATTATCAAGACTGCCACTATCCCAGCGAAGCTTTGCAAGAGGGAGAGCTCAAAGCAATTCCACAATTCCAAAATTAAGTTCCCCTTGGTGTACAAGAAGATCAGGCCACCATCTAGGAAGCTGAAGACCACTTACAAGGCATCGAGGCCCAACTTGTTTATGTAA
- the LOC142633719 gene encoding large ribosomal subunit protein eL20 isoform X1 — translation MVTFRFHQYQVVGRALPTESDEHPKIYRMKLWATNEVRAKSKFWYFLRKLKKVKKSNGQMLAINEIFEKNPTKIKNYGIWLRYQSRTGYHNMYKEYRDTTLNGAVEQMYIEMASRHRVRFPCIQIIKTATIPAKLCKRESSKQFHNSKIKFPLVYKKIRPPSRKLKTTYKASRPNLFM, via the exons ATGGTTACTTTCAGG TTTCACCAGTACCAAGTTGTTGGGCGTGCTTTGCCCACTGAATCCGATGAGCACCCTAAGATTTACCGCATGAAGCTCTGGGCCACGAACGAGGTTCGTGCCAAGTCCAAGTTCTG GTATTTTCTGAGGAAGTTGAAGAAGGTCAAGAAGAGCAATGGGCAAATGCTTGCTATTAATGAG ATCTTTGAGAAGAACCCAACCAAGATCAAGAACTATGGTATCTGGTTGCGTTATCAGAGTCGAACTGGTTACCACAATATGTACAAGGAATACCGTGACACCACTCTAAATGGGGCTGTGGAGCAGATGTACATTGAGATGGCTTCTCGCCACAGGGTCAGGTTTCCTTGCATCCAAATTATCAAGACTGCCACTATCCCAGCGAAGCTTTGCAAGAGGGAGAGCTCAAAGCAATTCCACAATTCCAAAATTAAGTTCCCCTTGGTGTACAAGAAGATCAGGCCACCATCTAGGAAGCTGAAGACCACTTACAAGGCATCGAGGCCCAACTTGTTTATGTAA